GATCTATTTGTAATTGAATGGATTCAATTTCTTCTTTTATGGTGCTAATCTCATCAATTTCATCTTTTTCTTTTTTCCATTGAGCGCCTAATTCTGCCTGTCTATCTTTAAGTGATATAAGTTCATTATTGATTTTTTTTAATCTTGCTATAGAAAAATCATCTGTTTCTCTTTTTAAAGATAATTTTTCCATCTCAAACTGTAGAACTTTTCGATCAATTTCATCAATTTCTTCAGGTTTCGAAGTTATGACCATATTTAATCTTGAGGCTGCTTCATCGATTAGATCTATTGCTTTGTCAGGAAGAAATCTATCGTTAATATATCTTTCGCTAAGGGTGGCAGCTGCAACCAAAGCATTATCAGAAATCCTCACACTATGATGAACTTCGTATCTTTCTCTTAATCCTCTTAAAATTGATACAGTATCATCTATTGAAGGAGCATCAATTTTTATTTTCTGAAATCTTCGTTCTAGAGCAGGATCTTTTTCTATATTTTGTTTGTGTTCATTAATAGTTGTAGCACCAATACATCTAAGTTCTCCTCTTGCTAGCATAGGTTTTAATAGGTTGCTGGCATCTAAAGAACCTCCGCTGGCGCCTGCACCAACTACTGTATGAATTTCATCAATAAAAAGAATGATCTTACCGTCTGATTTCTTGACTTTCTTTAGGACATTTTTTATTCTTTCTTCAAATTCTCCACGATATTTTGCTCCAGCTAAAAGTGAACCCATATCTAATGAAATTAGTTGCCTATTTTGTAGTGCAGAAGGGACATCGCCATTAATAATTCTTTGGGCCAACCCTTCCACTATGGCTGTTTTGCCAACGCCAGGTTCTCCAATAAGAACCGGGTTATTTTTTGTTCTTCTACTCAATATTTGAATTGTTCTTCTAATTTCTTCATCCCTACCAATAACTGGATCTAATACCCCATCCCTTGCTGACTGGGTTAGATCAATACCATATTTATCTAAAGACTTATTATAAGTATCAAAGTCATTTTTTACTGCTGGATCTGACTTCATTTTATTTATAGTTTCAAGAAATTCTGGAATACTTTTTTGATTTAAAATTTGAAATCCATATTTATTATCATAAGTGAAACCGTAAACCAAGTGTTCTGTTGATATCACTACATCATCTAAATTATTTTTAATATCATTGGCTTTTAAAAATATTTTGTAAAGAGTATCACCAATATATAAATTTTCTTGTTTATTTTTCATTTTGGCCTTCGAATTTGATGAAGACATTATTTCTTTCTCCAGCTCTTTGAGATTTACATTATTTTTTTTTAAGATCTTTTTTGTAAGGTTGTCTTGTTTTATGAGAGCTAATAATAAATGGTCAGAGTCTACGTCTTGTTGGTTATTTTTATAAGCAATTTCTTTGGCCAAAATAAAACAGTTCCAAGCAGAATTTGAAAATTCGCTTGGAACTATTTTCATCAATTAAAATTAAGGTATGACTGAATTAAGTAAAAAAGAATACTTAACTACTAGAAGATTTATTGAACAACAACTTTACCTACCATTCCAGCTCCTCTATGTGGCTCGCAATAGTAATCATAAGTTCCTGCAGTGTCAAATGTTTCTTCCCAAGACTCTCCTGGGGCAAAAGCTAGGTCAGGATGACTTAATTCCTCATGCCCATCAAAAACAGCATTGTGAGGGGCAAGTTTATTATTGACGAATTTAACTTTATCACCAGCACTTATGGTTACTGTACTTGGTTCAAATGCAAGCATTCCAGCATCCGTACCAAGTTTTACTTCAACTGTCTTAGCTGAAACTGATGAAATACCTAGACCTAGAGTTAAAACTATTGCGAATAACCCTGCAAAGATTGAACGTAACATAATTAAAATTTAGTTATATATATATTACAAGGCTTTGGGAACCTAACTGTGAGAATTTTAATTGTTATTACAGCTTGGTAACTTTGATAACCTTAAAATATCATTCAGTGACTTACCATAACTTTTAAGTTTGAAAGTCTCAGGATTAGTGATGGTGACATGATTAAAGTCATATTTTTTGATACTGAAGCTATCCCACGGGGTGGTTTGTATGGGAAGAATTCTTAATAATATTTTTAGAATTTTTTTTGTAAGGGGTATCGCAAAATATCTCCTCATATTATTTCTTTTTAAAAGTGTAATTATGGCCTGATCAATTGAAATAAATTTCTGACCTAGTACAAATTTTCTAAAGCCTTTGTATTGATCTTCTTTATAATTTTTAATTAGAAACCCGCAAATTTGAGCGATATCATATGCATGTATAAAGTGAAATTTAGAATCGAGTTTTAAAAATCTTGCCAACCAAAGCCATTTCCTAATTTCTTTCAATCCACTAGTTAAATAACTCACAGGATATTTACTTTTTTTGCCAAGATTTCCTCCAAAAACCAAGGTAGGGAAAACAGCGAATGTTTTTTCTGCAAATGAGCTTTCTCTAAGTCTCTGGAAACATTCATATTTTGTTTGTATGTACTCCGTTCCATAAATTAATGATTCCCTCATTAATTCTGTTTGTTTATCAAGAATGCTAGCTGTTGAAAAATAAATAATCTTTTCTAACTTTTCCATATCAAGCATTTCAAGTAATTCTTCAAAAGCTTTAATATTTACTTCATATGCTCTTCTTGGATCTCCCCAAGCCGTAGCAGTATGTATTAGATAATTAATTTGACTAATTTCCTTTTTATATCTATTTGATTCTCTGATATCGCATACTATTAACTTGACTTTGTTATTTTCTTGAATATTAATTGGTAGCTTACTTTTATCTCTTACCATGAGATAAAGCCTTAATTTTGTGTTTTTTAAAAACCAATCAACTAAATATTGGCCAACACATCCATTCGCTCCTGTTATTAATAAGTTTTTATAGGTCAAGATTTTGACTAGTAAGTGAGTTTTTTTCCATGTTCAAAAAATGTTTGTGCATTTTCCTCTGGAGTACCAGGTAAAATACCATGACCTAAATTCAGAATATATTTCCTATCTTTGACTTTATTGAAAGTATCATCGATCCTTTCTTTTATTGATTGCTTATTTCCAAATAAAATGCCAGGGTCAACATTACCTTGAATTCCTATCCTATTAGGGATTCTTTTACAAGCCTCTTCTATATCTACTGTCCAGTCTAATGAAATTATATCTACCCCAGTTTTGGCCATTCTTTCTATTACTCCAGCACTTCCTGAAATGTAGAGAATAACAGGTGTGTCAGGGTACTCCTCTTTTACAATTTCAACAACTTTTTTTTGATAAGGTCCAGCAAAGATGTCATAATCTTGTGGGCTTAGTTGACCTGCCCATGAATCAAAAATTTGTACTACTTGCGCTCCAGATTTTATTTGATATTTAAGATATTCACCAATAGATTTTGCAAAATGATCAAGAAGTTTGTGAAGTAAATCTGGTTCTTTAAAAGCCATTGATTTTATTAAAGAATAATTTTTACTGCTTTTACCTTCAACTACATATGCAGCAAGAGTCCAAGGTGCGCCAACAAAACCTAAAACTGTTGCTTCATTATTCACATCTTTTTTTAGTGAAGAAAGAACTTGTCCAACAAATCTTAAACTCTCACTTGGATTTAATTCTTTTAAATTTTCTATCTGGCTAAGAGTTCTGATTGGGTCCTCAATTATTGGACCTTTACTTTCTATTATTTCAAAATTTATGCCCATCCCTGGAAGAGGTGTGAGAATATCTGAAAAAAGGATCACACCATCTGGTTTGAAAGCATGAAAAGGCTGCATTGAAATCTCATATGAAAGTTCTGGATTCTCAGACCTCTCTCTAAAGCTTGGGTAACGCTCCCTTAAATCCCTATAGATTTTCATATATCTTCCTGCTTGCCTCATCATCCATACTGGAGGCCTATTAACTTTTTTACCTAATGCGGCAGAAAGTAGTAGTGGTAAATTTTCACCCATTTTTCAATTCGATATGTTTTTAAAAATAAATTTTAAAATTCCAACTTAAAAATCTTACAATGCAAAGCATATCAAAAGCGTTATATGAACATTTATATGAAGCACTAAGTTAGATGGGTCCTCCTAATTTTTTTTTGATTGATGTTTGAAAATACTCACGCTTAATGGTGGCAAAGCAATGTCTAGAGCATTTTGATAATCATGAATATTGTAATTTATAGTTTCCTTACCTCCCATATTTCCTTTATTACTGCCTCCATATCTAGAGCTGTCTGAATTAAATATCTCTTCATAGAATCCTTCTAAAGGAACACCTACTTTATATGACCCATGAGTATTAGGTGTAAAGTTTGCAACTACAACAAGCCACTCATTGGTATCGCTTTCTCTTCTCATAAAACTTATGACCGAATTAGATTTGTCACTACAATCAATCCATTGGAATCCATAAGGATCAAAGTCATTTTTCCATAACGCAGGTTCATTTTTATAAAGTTCATTTAGGTCATCAACCAAGTTTCTGATACCTTTATGAGGTTCAAATTCTAGTAATTCCCATTGCAGATCATCCCAAACATTCCATTCTTGTCTTTGTCCAAATTCCATTCCCATAAATATCGTTTTTTTCCCGGGATGGGTCCACATATAAGTTAGTAAAGCTCGAGTATTTGCATATTTCTTCCAGTCATCACCTGGCATTTTATGCAATAGGTGACTTTTCCCATGGACAACCTCATCATGACTAAGAGCAAGCATAAAGTTCTCTGTATAGTTGTATGTTATTGAGAATGTCACACTATTTTGATGGAATTGTCTGAACCAAGGATCTATCTCGAAATAATCGAGCATATCGTGCATCCATCCCATATTCCATTTTAAATTAAACCCAAGTCCTCCCGTGTCTGTTGGCTTGGTCACCATCGGCCAAGTTGTTGATTCTTCAGCGATAGAAAGTGCACCAGGAAAATGTTGGAAGAGTACATGATTAGCCTGTTGAAGAAATTTAACAGCTTCTATGTTCTCATTCCCGCCATTCTCATTAGGTATCCATTCTCCATCTGGGCGTAGATAGTCTCTGTATAACATTGAAGCTACAGCATCTACTCTTATTCCATCGATATGAAATTGTTCAAACCAATAAACAAGATTGGCCACTAGGAAATTTCTTACTTCGTTTCTGCTGTAGTTAAAGATTAAAGTTCCCCATTCTTTGTGTTCTCCTATTCGTGAATCTCCGTGTTCGTATAGATGACATCCATCAAAAAATGCTAAACCATGTTTATCTTTTGGAAAATGACCTGGTACCCAATCAAGAATTACACCTATGCCCTCTTCATGACATTTATTTACAAACTCTCTAAATTCATTCGGAGTACCAAATCTACTCGTTGGAGCATACCAGCCTGTAACCTGGTATCCCCATGAACCATCAAAGGGATGTTCAGAGATTGGCATCAGTTCAATATGAGTAAATCCTCTCTCTTTCACATAAGGGATTAGTTTTTCTGTTAATTCTGGATAAGTTAATAATCTTGTTCCAGGTTTCAAATCTGCAGCAGGCACTGGATCTCTAAGATTTCCATTGTCTTCGAGATATTTATTATCTGTTGATTCATGAAGCCAACTTCCTAAATGCATCTCATAAACTGAAATTGGCTTGTTGATTTGAGTAGAGGAATCTCTATTTGTAATCCAAGAACTATCATTCCAATTAAAGTTATTCAATTTTGAAACTATTGAACCATTTTGAGGCCTGACTTCATGAAGGAAACCATATGGATCAGCTTTTTCATAAATATGCCCTTCTTGCGTTCTTATTTCATATTTGTATTTGTCTCCCTCTTTCATTATTGGCATGAATAGTTCCCAAATCCCTCCTAATCTTCTTTGCATAGGATGATGTCTTCCATCCCAAGAATTTATATCTCCAATTATCGAGATTGATTTTGCATTTGGAGCCCAAAGACAGAACATGACACCCTTTTGATTTTCATCTTCAATTAGATGAGCTCCCATTTTTTCCCAAATATGATGATGATTCCCTTCTGCAAAAAGATGCCTATCAATCTCTCCCATCCACTCTTCTCTATAAGACCATGGGTCATGTTGTGAATGAGTGATGCCTCCTCTTGAAATAGTTATTTCGTAATTAGAATTTGGATTTTCAGGCAGGATTGCTTCAAAAAGCCATTGATGATTTATGTTTTCGGCCTTATAGGTTTTATTTTTAAAATTTATTTTAACTTCATCTGCTTCAGGGATCCAAACCCTTATTACCCATTTCTCTTCATAAAAATGAGGACCTAAAATTTTTAATGGATTATCATTGCAACAATTTTCTAGGTTGATAGCTTCTGATTTAATCCAGTCTGCTTGATTTGTATTTATCATGACTGGTGGATATTAAGGATTAATAATATCAAATGATTAACCAAAAAAAAAATAATTTTTTAAAAAAAAGGGGCCATTTTCATAAATGTTTTACTAAGGCTAAAACTAAGAGTAATAATTCTATGAATTGCTGAAGGTGCTCCAACATTTTCTTCCCCAAATCCTGGATTAACTCCAATAGCAGGATAAGCTGCCGCTGAAATAGATAATCGAAGCTTGCTACCTTTAATCAAACAGATATTCGTTGGCTGCATAGTTATTGAATAAATGCATTCCTCATTTATTTTAGAGTTTTTAACTCTTAAGAATCCAGTTGAGAATTGATTTACCTTCTCACCATATTCTTCAACTAGAGATAAGGCAAGGCAGACATCAAAGTTTGGTTGATCACTTTTTATAGAGATTTCTAATTTAGGAATCCCTTTGAAATTTTGATCTTCCTCAAAAAACTTTGTTTGAAAAACACCTACATCCAAACGTTTATCAATAATATTTCTATTAAACTTTCCTGGATTTGGACCTAAATGACCACCTTCAGATGGTGTAGGCCTCCAAGGGTCGTTAACAATTGTGAACC
The window above is part of the Prochlorococcus marinus CUG1415 genome. Proteins encoded here:
- a CDS encoding NAD-dependent epimerase/dehydratase family protein, translating into MTYKNLLITGANGCVGQYLVDWFLKNTKLRLYLMVRDKSKLPINIQENNKVKLIVCDIRESNRYKKEISQINYLIHTATAWGDPRRAYEVNIKAFEELLEMLDMEKLEKIIYFSTASILDKQTELMRESLIYGTEYIQTKYECFQRLRESSFAEKTFAVFPTLVFGGNLGKKSKYPVSYLTSGLKEIRKWLWLARFLKLDSKFHFIHAYDIAQICGFLIKNYKEDQYKGFRKFVLGQKFISIDQAIITLLKRNNMRRYFAIPLTKKILKILLRILPIQTTPWDSFSIKKYDFNHVTITNPETFKLKSYGKSLNDILRLSKLPSCNNN
- the hemE gene encoding uroporphyrinogen decarboxylase translates to MGENLPLLLSAALGKKVNRPPVWMMRQAGRYMKIYRDLRERYPSFRERSENPELSYEISMQPFHAFKPDGVILFSDILTPLPGMGINFEIIESKGPIIEDPIRTLSQIENLKELNPSESLRFVGQVLSSLKKDVNNEATVLGFVGAPWTLAAYVVEGKSSKNYSLIKSMAFKEPDLLHKLLDHFAKSIGEYLKYQIKSGAQVVQIFDSWAGQLSPQDYDIFAGPYQKKVVEIVKEEYPDTPVILYISGSAGVIERMAKTGVDIISLDWTVDIEEACKRIPNRIGIQGNVDPGILFGNKQSIKERIDDTFNKVKDRKYILNLGHGILPGTPEENAQTFFEHGKKLTY
- a CDS encoding ATP-dependent Clp protease ATP-binding subunit — translated: MKIVPSEFSNSAWNCFILAKEIAYKNNQQDVDSDHLLLALIKQDNLTKKILKKNNVNLKELEKEIMSSSNSKAKMKNKQENLYIGDTLYKIFLKANDIKNNLDDVVISTEHLVYGFTYDNKYGFQILNQKSIPEFLETINKMKSDPAVKNDFDTYNKSLDKYGIDLTQSARDGVLDPVIGRDEEIRRTIQILSRRTKNNPVLIGEPGVGKTAIVEGLAQRIINGDVPSALQNRQLISLDMGSLLAGAKYRGEFEERIKNVLKKVKKSDGKIILFIDEIHTVVGAGASGGSLDASNLLKPMLARGELRCIGATTINEHKQNIEKDPALERRFQKIKIDAPSIDDTVSILRGLRERYEVHHSVRISDNALVAAATLSERYINDRFLPDKAIDLIDEAASRLNMVITSKPEEIDEIDRKVLQFEMEKLSLKRETDDFSIARLKKINNELISLKDRQAELGAQWKKEKDEIDEISTIKEEIESIQLQIDQAKRSFDLNKAAELEFGTLNSLQKKLKEKSESLVYSHKKGETSLLRQEVTFDDIAEVVSKWTSIPVQNLNQSEKDKLLSLESILKEKIIGQDSAIRAVADSIKRSRTGLNDPSKPLASFLFLGPTGVGKTELSKVIAEIIFDSNSSITRLDMSEYMEKHSVSKIIGAPPGYLGFESGGQLTEAVRKNPYSLILLDEIEKAHKDILDILLQVLDDGIITDSQGRTINFKNSIIVLTSNLGSQSINDLSVRKEDTNEIKKIVDSELKKFFKPEFLNRLDEIVIFNNLELCDIKEIAKIQLQNLENRLNKKNLKFKITDEAINQLVQNSFDNAYGARPLKRIIQKQIETKISNNILNNNYLNQDEVNIYLVNGEIIVD
- the petE gene encoding plastocyanin — translated: MLRSIFAGLFAIVLTLGLGISSVSAKTVEVKLGTDAGMLAFEPSTVTISAGDKVKFVNNKLAPHNAVFDGHEELSHPDLAFAPGESWEETFDTAGTYDYYCEPHRGAGMVGKVVVQ
- the glgB gene encoding 1,4-alpha-glucan branching protein GlgB yields the protein MINTNQADWIKSEAINLENCCNDNPLKILGPHFYEEKWVIRVWIPEADEVKINFKNKTYKAENINHQWLFEAILPENPNSNYEITISRGGITHSQHDPWSYREEWMGEIDRHLFAEGNHHHIWEKMGAHLIEDENQKGVMFCLWAPNAKSISIIGDINSWDGRHHPMQRRLGGIWELFMPIMKEGDKYKYEIRTQEGHIYEKADPYGFLHEVRPQNGSIVSKLNNFNWNDSSWITNRDSSTQINKPISVYEMHLGSWLHESTDNKYLEDNGNLRDPVPAADLKPGTRLLTYPELTEKLIPYVKERGFTHIELMPISEHPFDGSWGYQVTGWYAPTSRFGTPNEFREFVNKCHEEGIGVILDWVPGHFPKDKHGLAFFDGCHLYEHGDSRIGEHKEWGTLIFNYSRNEVRNFLVANLVYWFEQFHIDGIRVDAVASMLYRDYLRPDGEWIPNENGGNENIEAVKFLQQANHVLFQHFPGALSIAEESTTWPMVTKPTDTGGLGFNLKWNMGWMHDMLDYFEIDPWFRQFHQNSVTFSITYNYTENFMLALSHDEVVHGKSHLLHKMPGDDWKKYANTRALLTYMWTHPGKKTIFMGMEFGQRQEWNVWDDLQWELLEFEPHKGIRNLVDDLNELYKNEPALWKNDFDPYGFQWIDCSDKSNSVISFMRRESDTNEWLVVVANFTPNTHGSYKVGVPLEGFYEEIFNSDSSRYGGSNKGNMGGKETINYNIHDYQNALDIALPPLSVSIFKHQSKKN